Proteins from a genomic interval of Desulfofustis limnaeus:
- a CDS encoding plasmid pRiA4b ORF-3 family protein, whose protein sequence is MARVIRGDFRQGRQARKDTDRQREIPDYRLFFSVNFSDPPIWRRVLISGKCSLADLHRVIQASFGWSSSADHQFLVGKIFYRPISPLPGRVEYNRDDGCRDETAVTLAELEEGMSFLFTYLYDGGQGWEVELTLEEVISSPSSTCPRVVDGERAGPPEVVGDIHSYQDLLYTWESDPVRRSTGQPMLRDDPAFSPETWDREGINQHLAHIFPSR, encoded by the coding sequence ATGGCACGGGTCATACGAGGTGATTTTCGCCAGGGCCGTCAGGCCCGTAAAGATACGGACCGTCAGAGGGAAATACCGGATTACCGGCTTTTCTTCAGTGTGAACTTCTCCGATCCGCCCATCTGGCGGCGGGTGTTGATTTCCGGGAAGTGCAGCCTGGCGGATCTGCATCGGGTTATCCAGGCAAGTTTCGGCTGGAGTAGTAGCGCCGATCACCAGTTCCTGGTGGGCAAGATCTTTTACCGGCCGATTTCGCCTCTACCGGGAAGAGTCGAGTACAACCGTGATGACGGCTGCCGAGACGAGACGGCGGTCACGTTGGCCGAACTGGAGGAAGGGATGTCTTTCCTCTTTACGTATCTCTACGACGGCGGCCAGGGGTGGGAAGTGGAACTAACCCTGGAGGAGGTGATTTCTTCGCCGTCCTCCACGTGTCCTCGGGTGGTGGACGGCGAACGTGCCGGTCCACCGGAGGTGGTCGGTGACATCCACTCCTACCAGGACCTCCTGTACACCTGGGAGAGCGACCCGGTCCGTCGTTCTACAGGGCAACCGATGCTCCGAGACGACCCCGCTTTTTCACCTGAAACCTGGGACCGGGAGGGAATCAACCAACATCTCGCGCATATCTTCCCTTCTCGCTAG
- a CDS encoding nitroreductase, translating to MTVREALARRKSTRAFLDREVEPQKLHRVLDAARHAPSGVNTQPWQVAVVTGDAKKKLQQQLEKAFRNGVPQAMDYQYYPLVWEEPYKSRRIECGLQLYQSVGISRQDKERRLDQWAANYRAFDAPVALFFFLDPWLQTGSYMDYGMFLMALMLAAVEEGLATCPQAALGEYPQIVKEQLGYAGDLVLLGGLAVGYEDPAAPVNSYRTSRLPVEAFTRFYPGG from the coding sequence ATGACAGTTCGCGAAGCGCTGGCCAGACGCAAATCGACCCGGGCCTTTCTCGACCGAGAGGTTGAACCGCAGAAACTGCATCGGGTCCTTGATGCGGCACGGCACGCTCCGTCTGGGGTCAATACCCAACCCTGGCAGGTGGCAGTGGTCACCGGAGATGCCAAAAAAAAGTTGCAACAGCAACTGGAGAAGGCCTTCCGAAACGGGGTCCCGCAAGCCATGGATTATCAGTATTACCCGCTCGTCTGGGAAGAGCCATACAAATCGCGGCGGATCGAATGTGGTCTGCAATTGTACCAGAGCGTCGGTATCTCCCGTCAGGATAAGGAACGGCGTCTGGATCAGTGGGCTGCCAATTACCGTGCCTTTGATGCCCCTGTGGCGTTGTTCTTTTTCCTTGATCCCTGGTTGCAGACCGGCTCCTATATGGACTACGGCATGTTCCTGATGGCGCTGATGCTGGCTGCCGTGGAAGAGGGACTGGCTACGTGCCCTCAGGCGGCGCTGGGTGAATATCCGCAGATCGTCAAAGAGCAGCTCGGCTATGCCGGCGATTTGGTCTTGCTCGGCGGCTTGGCTGTCGGTTACGAAGATCCTGCTGCCCCGGTCAATTCTTATCGGACTTCACGCCTGCCGGTGGAGGCCTTCACCAGGTTTTACCCCGGCGGGTGA
- a CDS encoding DUF294 nucleotidyltransferase-like domain-containing protein produces the protein MLKTGTSRERHPVAWWKFVVSIILPTLLVLFISIGSIYAVIVPAFRQSLLESKREMIRELVNVAWSVLVLYEEQERSGKLSRDEAQQRALEEIEHLRYGRDGLDYFWISDLQPRLVMHPYSKELIGSDLSLFEDAGGKRLFMEIKEALIEADSGFIDYIWNKKYAELQDVPKLSFVKKFEPWGWVVGTGVFLDDVAAKTEHITRRLTRMIHIGVAVIAVLLVVTVLRSLAIERKRRSAEEALRHSRGKYKALAETAVDPVMMLHNGACIYVNKGMEDLLGYTAAELETMNVGHLAAEEGEPGGERPKDIWENAVHGYRYTVQQELSLRRKDGRRVDVTVSITRRDLGSQKVVVLTARDSSGVRRMEEELEESRGRFRLLADRLGIGMFRTTAKGGFRFIEANEAARQLLGDGTGKQALETDLLGLLDTAESRRELVETLQGQGVVKEQTLIITGGNGDTRTVSVSLVLVRDADGTPRYCDGLMEDISRRQQTETERENLIVELQTSLLFLNQPVRSTVTGFVSCLVNTPIKRAATLMDEAGSSAILVADDSGVMLGIVTDLVLRQRVLAGDVPLEAPVFRIMSAPLIAIQDSALIFEAVLLLQKHGVKHLVVQDANGGVTGVISNEELLDVHRYSSSFVIEQVRQADSVAVIAASLKRLPRIIKALIDCGAHADNITRVVTAISDTVLTRLIELAIGTNGEPPCAFAFISVGSEGRGEQTLVTDQDNAIIFADSADPQEVERSRAYFHRLGTTVCTWLDDVGYRFCSGKVMAMNPVWCQPLEVWKGYFSRWIGESGPEELMEISIFFDFRCIYGSQHLTEELRGQVSARAKNKKAFLYQMAQNTLLFKVPIDFFGKISVESSGEHANTFNIKHVMAQVVVYARILAIFHGLAAAGTLPRLDQLLDKGVLGKELHGELREAFNYLMQVRLRHQLRRIDSGQEPDNHVPLDELSPMEKDMLEKLFSQINQLRKRLSQVGEREIYF, from the coding sequence ATGCTGAAGACGGGCACGAGCCGGGAACGACACCCGGTGGCCTGGTGGAAATTCGTCGTCAGCATCATTTTGCCGACGCTCCTGGTACTTTTTATCTCCATTGGTTCGATCTATGCCGTGATCGTGCCTGCCTTTCGCCAGAGTCTCCTCGAAAGTAAACGGGAAATGATCCGGGAGTTGGTCAATGTGGCCTGGAGCGTATTGGTCCTGTACGAAGAACAGGAGCGATCCGGAAAACTGAGTCGAGACGAAGCGCAGCAACGTGCCTTGGAGGAAATCGAACACCTGCGTTACGGCCGAGATGGTCTGGATTATTTCTGGATCAGCGACCTGCAGCCGCGACTGGTGATGCATCCTTATTCCAAGGAGTTGATCGGTTCGGACCTGAGTCTGTTCGAGGATGCCGGCGGAAAACGGTTGTTCATGGAGATCAAGGAGGCCTTGATCGAAGCTGACAGTGGTTTTATCGATTATATCTGGAACAAGAAATACGCCGAGTTGCAAGACGTACCGAAACTCTCCTTCGTAAAGAAATTCGAGCCGTGGGGATGGGTCGTCGGTACCGGGGTGTTCCTTGATGACGTGGCGGCGAAAACGGAGCACATCACCCGCCGGTTGACCCGGATGATCCATATCGGCGTGGCGGTCATCGCCGTCCTACTCGTTGTCACCGTTCTCCGCAGTCTGGCCATCGAGCGGAAGCGGCGCAGCGCCGAGGAGGCCTTGCGCCATTCCCGTGGCAAATACAAGGCGTTGGCTGAAACTGCTGTCGATCCGGTGATGATGCTGCACAATGGGGCATGCATTTATGTCAACAAAGGGATGGAGGACTTGCTTGGCTATACGGCGGCGGAACTGGAGACCATGAACGTTGGTCATCTGGCAGCCGAAGAGGGCGAACCGGGTGGAGAGCGACCAAAAGATATCTGGGAAAACGCCGTGCATGGTTACCGTTATACGGTCCAGCAGGAATTGTCGCTGCGCCGCAAGGATGGCCGGCGAGTGGACGTGACGGTGTCTATAACCCGTCGGGATCTCGGCAGTCAGAAGGTGGTCGTCTTGACCGCCCGGGATAGCAGCGGTGTCCGGCGGATGGAGGAAGAGCTGGAGGAGAGCCGCGGCCGCTTTCGCCTGCTGGCGGATCGTTTGGGTATCGGTATGTTCCGCACCACGGCCAAAGGCGGGTTCCGCTTCATCGAAGCCAACGAGGCGGCGCGCCAGTTGCTGGGCGATGGTACCGGCAAACAAGCCCTGGAAACCGATCTGCTGGGCCTCCTCGATACCGCCGAAAGCCGCCGTGAGCTGGTGGAGACGTTGCAAGGTCAGGGTGTGGTGAAGGAGCAGACCTTGATCATTACCGGTGGCAACGGGGACACTCGCACCGTCTCGGTGTCTTTGGTCCTGGTGCGGGACGCTGATGGCACACCGCGCTATTGTGACGGCTTGATGGAGGATATCAGTCGCCGTCAGCAGACCGAAACGGAGCGGGAGAACCTGATCGTCGAGTTGCAGACCTCACTGCTCTTTCTCAATCAGCCGGTGCGCTCGACCGTCACCGGTTTTGTCTCTTGTCTGGTGAACACGCCCATTAAGCGGGCGGCCACGCTGATGGATGAAGCCGGTTCAAGCGCGATCCTGGTAGCCGATGACTCGGGGGTAATGCTTGGCATCGTTACCGATCTGGTTTTACGCCAACGGGTATTGGCCGGTGACGTGCCCCTGGAGGCGCCGGTGTTCCGGATTATGAGTGCGCCGCTCATCGCCATCCAAGATTCAGCGCTGATTTTCGAGGCGGTTCTGCTCCTGCAGAAACACGGTGTCAAGCACCTGGTGGTGCAGGATGCGAACGGTGGGGTCACCGGGGTTATCAGTAACGAAGAACTGCTCGATGTGCACCGGTATTCTTCTTCGTTTGTCATCGAGCAGGTCCGGCAGGCCGACTCGGTTGCCGTCATCGCTGCCAGCCTGAAGAGGTTGCCGCGTATCATCAAGGCCCTGATCGATTGCGGGGCACATGCGGACAATATCACGCGGGTGGTAACTGCCATCTCGGACACCGTGTTGACCCGACTGATCGAACTGGCCATCGGTACGAACGGCGAGCCTCCCTGTGCCTTCGCCTTTATCAGTGTCGGTAGTGAAGGGCGCGGCGAACAGACCCTGGTCACCGATCAGGATAATGCGATTATCTTTGCCGATAGTGCGGACCCTCAGGAGGTGGAGCGGTCCCGTGCCTATTTCCATCGTCTGGGAACCACCGTATGCACTTGGCTGGACGACGTCGGGTACCGTTTCTGCAGCGGCAAGGTGATGGCCATGAATCCCGTCTGGTGTCAGCCGCTGGAGGTCTGGAAGGGATATTTCTCCCGATGGATCGGCGAATCCGGCCCGGAGGAGTTGATGGAGATCAGCATCTTTTTTGACTTCCGCTGCATCTATGGTTCGCAGCACCTGACGGAGGAGTTGCGTGGCCAGGTGTCTGCCAGGGCTAAAAACAAAAAGGCATTTCTTTACCAGATGGCCCAAAATACGCTGCTCTTCAAGGTGCCGATCGATTTTTTCGGCAAGATAAGCGTCGAATCGAGTGGCGAGCATGCCAATACCTTCAATATCAAGCATGTCATGGCTCAGGTGGTGGTGTATGCCAGGATTCTGGCAATTTTTCACGGCCTGGCAGCAGCCGGCACCCTGCCGCGACTCGACCAGCTGCTCGACAAGGGGGTGCTTGGCAAGGAGTTGCACGGGGAACTCCGGGAGGCCTTCAATTACCTGATGCAGGTGCGACTTCGTCATCAATTGCGGCGCATAGACAGCGGTCAGGAACCGGATAATCACGTTCCTCTCGACGAGTTGTCTCCGATGGAAAAGGATATGCTGGAGAAGCTGTTCAGCCAGATCAACCAGTTGCGCAAACGGTTAAGCCAGGTCGGCGAGCGGGAGATCTATTTTTGA
- a CDS encoding HD-GYP domain-containing protein has product MSGDYSEFFRVFAHVSKAIHSGENTTEILEHIVKHIRDILGAKGCIFWIVDHDREKIATMVSDGFPYRNLASVNYRELVRLFDPEQGPFTFIADARTDRRIPDVDTIGKKSVGSIAGSHFEIIGNQSGILAVYFYNYRELSEREREILTALGEQGAIALHKAFSYDEKMLQNLRQVVETLALALEAKDESTHGHSVRVARFARVVAVEMGLSEGDVESIYRGGLLHDIGKIGMTDDILERLGILSRQEMDVVRQHPEIGARIVGPLRFLDDVVPLIRHHHERYDGGGYPDRLKATEIPLGARVLTVCDAFETMLAGRKHFARMKLEDAVIALQQGAGHQFDPAVVDALFAVLVRNPGELVEGAGNLVLSGLKCYRERLAGRSGVSPLLFI; this is encoded by the coding sequence ATGAGTGGGGATTATTCCGAGTTTTTCAGGGTGTTTGCTCATGTGAGCAAGGCCATTCATTCCGGGGAAAACACCACCGAGATCCTTGAGCATATCGTCAAGCACATCAGGGACATCCTCGGGGCCAAAGGCTGTATCTTCTGGATCGTCGATCATGACCGCGAGAAGATCGCGACCATGGTCTCGGACGGTTTTCCGTACCGTAACTTGGCGAGTGTCAACTATCGTGAGCTGGTACGCTTATTCGATCCGGAGCAGGGACCGTTCACCTTCATCGCCGACGCTCGTACCGATCGGCGTATTCCAGATGTGGACACCATCGGCAAGAAGAGTGTCGGTTCGATCGCCGGCAGCCATTTCGAGATCATCGGTAACCAGAGTGGTATTCTCGCTGTCTATTTCTATAATTATCGAGAGTTGAGTGAACGGGAGCGGGAGATTCTTACCGCTTTGGGTGAGCAGGGAGCCATCGCCCTGCACAAGGCGTTCAGCTATGATGAAAAGATGCTGCAGAATCTGCGCCAGGTGGTGGAGACATTGGCTCTGGCCCTGGAAGCCAAGGACGAGTCGACCCATGGGCATTCGGTCCGGGTGGCGCGCTTTGCCCGGGTCGTGGCCGTGGAGATGGGCTTGTCCGAAGGGGACGTGGAGAGCATTTATCGTGGTGGTCTGCTTCATGATATCGGGAAAATCGGGATGACCGATGACATTCTCGAGCGGCTCGGCATCCTCTCCCGTCAGGAGATGGATGTGGTCCGGCAGCATCCGGAGATTGGGGCGAGGATCGTCGGCCCCCTGCGGTTTCTCGATGACGTTGTTCCGTTGATACGCCATCATCACGAACGCTATGACGGCGGTGGTTACCCGGATCGACTCAAGGCGACGGAAATACCACTCGGGGCCCGGGTCCTGACGGTGTGCGATGCCTTTGAGACGATGCTTGCCGGCAGGAAACACTTTGCCCGGATGAAGCTGGAGGATGCGGTCATCGCCCTGCAACAGGGTGCCGGGCACCAGTTCGATCCAGCAGTCGTCGATGCCTTGTTTGCCGTGCTGGTGAGAAACCCCGGGGAACTGGTCGAGGGGGCCGGGAATCTGGTGCTGTCAGGGCTGAAGTGCTACCGGGAAAGACTGGCCGGGAGGTCGGGGGTATCGCCGCTCCTCTTTATCTGA
- a CDS encoding CaiB/BaiF CoA transferase family protein: MAALPGSLAGIRVVDLSRMLPGPYCSMVLADHGAEVVAVEERRFAADNLFFPSLYRNKKHLCLNLKKPEGREIFLRLVGQADVLIEGFRPGVAKRLGVDFATLARDYPTLIYCSITGYGQTGPFRARAGHDVNYLSVAGILDLIGPVEGPPSIPGVQIGDIAGGAMQAAIGILLAIIARQRTGRGQYIDISMVDGLLGLLNLPLELSLRHGGTPRRSADLLSHRYACYNVYETADQRYVAVGALEKRFWERLCILLELPHLIDLQYEESCRHEVISAVTAVFRQRTAQQWEGVLADEDVCCTVVARLDEVLVNNLFVEREMVVSAPGAEGGGRPLLGIPIKMSDTPGSIRQGPVGFGASSKEILTELGYAAGQVKELQEQGVV; encoded by the coding sequence ATGGCTGCGTTGCCGGGAAGTCTCGCCGGGATACGGGTGGTGGATCTGTCGCGTATGCTTCCCGGCCCTTATTGTTCTATGGTTCTGGCCGATCACGGGGCCGAAGTGGTGGCGGTGGAAGAGCGGCGTTTTGCCGCAGACAACCTGTTTTTCCCGTCCCTGTACCGCAACAAGAAGCACCTCTGCCTCAATCTGAAGAAGCCGGAGGGGCGGGAGATTTTTTTGCGGCTGGTCGGGCAGGCCGATGTCCTCATCGAGGGATTTCGACCCGGAGTGGCGAAGCGACTGGGAGTTGATTTTGCCACCCTGGCCCGGGATTATCCGACCCTCATCTATTGTTCGATTACCGGCTATGGTCAGACCGGCCCGTTCCGGGCACGGGCCGGGCATGACGTTAATTATCTGAGCGTTGCCGGCATCCTTGATCTCATCGGTCCGGTCGAGGGGCCACCGTCCATCCCCGGGGTCCAGATAGGTGATATCGCTGGCGGCGCCATGCAGGCGGCCATTGGTATTCTTTTGGCGATTATCGCCAGGCAACGCACCGGCAGGGGGCAGTATATCGATATCTCCATGGTCGACGGCCTGCTCGGCCTACTCAACCTGCCTCTTGAACTGAGTCTGCGGCACGGTGGGACGCCACGGCGGTCGGCCGATTTGCTCTCGCACCGGTATGCCTGCTACAATGTTTACGAGACAGCGGATCAACGCTATGTGGCGGTGGGCGCTCTGGAGAAACGGTTCTGGGAACGGCTGTGTATACTGCTTGAACTACCGCACCTGATCGACCTCCAGTATGAAGAATCCTGCCGCCACGAGGTGATCAGCGCCGTGACGGCGGTTTTTCGTCAGCGCACTGCCCAGCAGTGGGAGGGAGTACTGGCCGACGAAGACGTGTGTTGTACGGTCGTGGCTCGTTTGGATGAAGTTCTGGTGAATAACTTGTTTGTTGAGCGCGAGATGGTTGTATCGGCCCCCGGAGCAGAGGGTGGAGGCCGCCCTCTGCTCGGGATCCCGATAAAAATGAGCGACACTCCGGGGTCGATCCGTCAGGGCCCGGTCGGGTTCGGCGCCAGTTCAAAGGAAATATTGACTGAGCTGGGCTATGCGGCGGGGCAGGTCAAGGAACTGCAGGAGCAAGGAGTGGTATAG
- the cobO gene encoding cob(I)yrinic acid a,c-diamide adenosyltransferase produces the protein MSRTGRVIINTGLGKGKTTAALGTAFRALGHGHRVCVIQFIKGEGVYGERVFAETIPGCEWHVCGKGFVFNRERIEEDRTVARQGFALAKEKMTSDAYDLVILDELTYLPHFGFLDVEEIVAAIHDRPPRLTVIITGRNAPPELIAVADTVTEMNVVKHAFADGVKAQKGVEF, from the coding sequence ATGTCCAGAACAGGGAGAGTCATCATCAACACCGGTCTCGGTAAAGGAAAGACGACGGCGGCTTTGGGGACCGCCTTCAGGGCGCTCGGCCACGGCCATCGCGTCTGCGTTATTCAATTCATCAAGGGTGAAGGTGTCTATGGGGAACGGGTCTTTGCAGAGACGATCCCTGGCTGCGAGTGGCATGTCTGTGGCAAGGGCTTCGTGTTCAACCGGGAACGGATCGAAGAGGATCGCACCGTGGCTCGGCAGGGGTTCGCTCTGGCCAAGGAAAAGATGACTTCCGATGCCTATGATCTGGTGATACTCGATGAATTGACTTATCTGCCCCACTTCGGGTTCCTCGACGTGGAGGAGATCGTCGCAGCCATTCACGACCGGCCGCCGCGGCTGACCGTGATCATCACCGGACGAAATGCCCCGCCGGAATTGATCGCCGTGGCCGATACGGTGACCGAGATGAACGTTGTCAAGCATGCCTTCGCCGATGGCGTCAAGGCACAGAAGGGAGTGGAGTTTTAA
- a CDS encoding sodium:solute symporter family transporter, which produces MEQQQWVLSSPTLGMIFVAGSFILFYVIGWYSQKRAKASTDYWTAGRSIGAVTNGLSMASSYMSLATFLGVTALILNLKVPFVYMWIQFTLSIPLITLWYGTPLRRMGAFTPAHFVRERYGLNTSYITVIFMILIMVMYALGQMIGVAKVFEMLFGFNYNISLIFGGALIVGYIAIGGMYGTTYNAAFQMILMGVAFIIPLGAIMKAMGGTGWYFPPLLYSDMVPAMLEAVPDFFDMKYGIKWYAALIPCFTIGAMGLPHLGMRVYTASNLKSARNAMLWFTFFCGITFSATYTMGFSGVFFEATSGQTIVPTDFDKITLILNSVYNPAWVLAFVIAGAIAAGLSTISANLMAIGAMIAQDIIATIKPNLPEKTMKVIGYCAIAGGGAASILIALDPPTFLVVSILWAFGLAGVTVAPAAILGVWWKPANRYGAFVSILVAGLTYIIVSPYVFPNIVISTGLQAKLGMSGSLLCVPLGFFLLTTVSMITERIPSLMARIPVQQDKILVDKIHGWADYSEERYNSTQAGLIIAGISLLLCIWAVLPGGW; this is translated from the coding sequence ATGGAACAACAGCAATGGGTATTGTCGAGTCCGACGCTCGGGATGATCTTCGTCGCCGGGTCGTTTATCCTCTTCTATGTGATCGGCTGGTATTCGCAGAAGCGGGCCAAAGCCTCGACCGACTACTGGACGGCGGGCCGCAGTATCGGTGCCGTCACCAACGGGTTGAGCATGGCCTCCAGCTACATGAGCCTGGCTACGTTTCTCGGGGTCACCGCCTTGATCCTGAACCTGAAAGTTCCTTTCGTCTACATGTGGATCCAGTTCACCCTGTCGATCCCGCTCATCACCCTTTGGTACGGGACACCGTTGCGGCGCATGGGGGCCTTCACTCCGGCCCACTTCGTCCGTGAACGTTACGGCCTGAACACCTCCTACATCACGGTCATCTTCATGATCCTGATCATGGTCATGTACGCCCTCGGTCAGATGATCGGTGTGGCCAAGGTGTTCGAGATGCTGTTCGGCTTCAACTACAACATCTCGCTGATCTTCGGCGGCGCCCTGATTGTCGGCTATATCGCCATCGGCGGCATGTACGGCACCACTTACAACGCCGCCTTTCAGATGATCCTCATGGGAGTTGCCTTTATAATCCCCCTGGGCGCCATCATGAAGGCCATGGGCGGTACCGGCTGGTACTTTCCGCCGTTGCTCTACAGCGACATGGTGCCAGCCATGCTCGAGGCGGTTCCCGACTTCTTCGACATGAAGTACGGGATCAAGTGGTACGCCGCCCTCATCCCCTGTTTCACCATCGGCGCCATGGGGCTGCCCCATCTCGGCATGCGAGTCTATACCGCCTCCAACCTGAAAAGCGCCCGCAACGCCATGCTCTGGTTCACCTTCTTCTGTGGCATCACGTTCAGCGCCACCTACACCATGGGCTTCTCCGGCGTCTTTTTCGAGGCCACGTCCGGCCAGACGATCGTCCCCACCGATTTTGACAAGATCACCCTGATCCTCAACAGTGTCTATAACCCGGCCTGGGTCCTCGCCTTCGTCATCGCCGGTGCCATCGCCGCCGGTCTGTCGACCATCAGCGCCAACCTGATGGCCATCGGCGCCATGATCGCCCAGGATATCATCGCCACCATCAAACCGAACCTGCCGGAAAAGACCATGAAGGTCATCGGCTATTGCGCCATTGCCGGCGGCGGCGCGGCCAGTATCCTGATCGCCCTCGACCCGCCCACCTTCCTGGTGGTCAGTATCCTCTGGGCCTTCGGCCTCGCCGGCGTGACCGTGGCCCCAGCGGCGATCCTCGGCGTCTGGTGGAAACCGGCCAACCGCTACGGGGCCTTCGTATCGATCCTCGTCGCTGGTTTGACGTATATCATCGTATCGCCCTATGTCTTCCCCAATATCGTCATCTCCACCGGTTTGCAGGCCAAGCTCGGGATGTCCGGTTCGTTGCTCTGCGTCCCCCTCGGTTTTTTCCTGCTCACCACCGTATCGATGATCACCGAACGGATTCCTTCGCTGATGGCCCGAATTCCCGTGCAACAGGACAAGATTCTGGTTGACAAGATTCACGGCTGGGCCGACTATAGCGAGGAACGTTACAACAGCACCCAAGCCGGTCTGATCATCGCCGGTATCAGCTTGCTGTTGTGTATCTGGGCAGTGTTGCCGGGCGGTTGGTAA
- a CDS encoding YIP1 family protein — MNYFQLIPELAVGGASAFRLVDNGKARRVMVINIIILGISFGLSNLIGILGRAEIQDLQGRALMLLGLLMICYGIVTMFVALFGICLIYWAAAKALGGSGGLLACLQLIGLAAVPLWFLAPLLNYALRYSPGPGVPPLLLVPLAAAFIWSFWLLKRSLIFGQGLSDGRAILAVSGMWIFSVSAIYVFLP, encoded by the coding sequence GTGAACTACTTCCAACTGATACCGGAGCTTGCGGTGGGTGGAGCAAGCGCCTTCCGCCTGGTTGACAACGGTAAGGCTCGACGAGTCATGGTGATCAACATCATCATCCTCGGGATATCTTTCGGGCTGTCTAATTTGATTGGCATCCTTGGCAGGGCTGAAATTCAGGACCTGCAGGGACGGGCACTGATGCTCCTGGGCCTGCTGATGATCTGCTACGGGATCGTCACCATGTTCGTCGCTCTGTTCGGGATATGCCTGATCTACTGGGCAGCGGCCAAGGCTTTGGGAGGGTCAGGGGGGTTACTGGCATGTCTGCAGCTGATCGGTCTGGCGGCTGTGCCTCTCTGGTTCCTGGCTCCGCTGCTCAACTACGCGCTGCGCTACTCTCCGGGACCGGGAGTTCCACCGTTGCTGCTGGTGCCGCTGGCAGCGGCATTTATCTGGTCTTTCTGGCTGTTGAAAAGAAGTCTGATCTTCGGGCAGGGATTGAGTGACGGAAGAGCCATCCTGGCCGTTAGCGGCATGTGGATCTTCAGCGTCAGCGCAATCTACGTCTTCTTGCCCTGA
- a CDS encoding adenylate/guanylate cyclase domain-containing protein, which produces MMTMRLKYHKYSQLRVFLVVSILVGATLCVVQSAHVFTRFDLAFFRLESLAGYQPIPLSVTILIIMFHSLFPGIIILEEGVVKGIIYTVIAWIFYTVLVHSYSEAFKLFMPMAAPLIGTLVSVIRVLGWGSTVLEEEKNDIKKTFGHFVEPSIATLAIENPDLLEEDGVRKTVTVLFADLRGFTKLCRDIEPEQVIKMMRECFGKLISIARANGGVIDKLIGDSLMVVWGNPVDRSDHAEKAVEAALEMQAMMRNLRQKWRSKLGVNVDLGIGINTDQVVVGTIGSEEFCDYTVLGYGVNIASRIERGCPGGEICVSRKTAEQLNGLYQCEFMGRFEYKNVKDKIEVFRVVQAGYQGKKT; this is translated from the coding sequence ATGATGACCATGCGCCTGAAATATCATAAATATTCTCAGCTCAGGGTTTTTCTGGTAGTCTCCATCCTCGTCGGTGCCACGTTGTGTGTCGTGCAGTCGGCCCATGTATTTACCCGCTTCGATCTGGCCTTCTTTCGCCTGGAGTCACTGGCCGGTTATCAACCGATTCCTCTTTCTGTCACCATCCTCATCATCATGTTTCACAGCCTCTTTCCGGGGATCATCATCCTCGAAGAGGGGGTGGTCAAAGGGATCATCTATACGGTTATTGCCTGGATCTTCTATACGGTTCTGGTCCATTCCTATTCGGAGGCGTTCAAGCTTTTCATGCCGATGGCGGCTCCGCTGATCGGGACATTGGTGTCGGTGATCAGGGTGTTGGGCTGGGGGTCGACCGTTCTCGAGGAAGAAAAAAACGATATCAAGAAGACCTTTGGTCACTTCGTTGAACCGAGTATCGCCACCTTGGCCATCGAGAATCCGGATCTGCTGGAAGAAGATGGGGTACGCAAGACCGTGACCGTGCTGTTTGCCGATTTGCGTGGTTTTACCAAGTTATGTCGGGATATCGAGCCGGAGCAGGTGATCAAGATGATGCGGGAATGTTTCGGTAAGCTCATTTCGATCGCCCGGGCCAACGGCGGTGTCATTGACAAGTTGATCGGCGATTCGTTGATGGTTGTCTGGGGCAACCCGGTGGACCGGTCCGATCACGCCGAAAAAGCGGTGGAAGCGGCACTGGAAATGCAGGCCATGATGCGTAATTTACGCCAGAAGTGGCGCAGCAAGCTGGGCGTCAATGTCGATCTCGGTATCGGCATCAACACCGATCAGGTGGTGGTCGGCACCATCGGCTCGGAGGAGTTTTGCGACTATACCGTACTCGGATACGGGGTCAATATCGCTTCTCGTATTGAACGGGGGTGTCCGGGCGGGGAGATTTGTGTTTCCCGGAAGACGGCGGAGCAACTCAACGGGCTTTATCAATGCGAATTCATGGGGCGCTTCGAATACAAGAACGTCAAAGACAAAATCGAGGTGTTCCGGGTTGTCCAGGCCGGCTATCAGGGCAAGAAGACGTAG